The Bos indicus x Bos taurus breed Angus x Brahman F1 hybrid chromosome 10, Bos_hybrid_MaternalHap_v2.0, whole genome shotgun sequence genome has a segment encoding these proteins:
- the LOC113899408 gene encoding angiogenin-1-like, with the protein MVMGLSPLFLVFMLGLGLTPLTLAEDDRRYRHFLIQHYDRSPKGRDNKYCETMMEKRHLTKPCKSINTFVHGNKNDIKDICKDKNGKPYGGNLRISKSPFQVTICKHKGGSTRPPCHYKATKDYRVIVIGCEKGWPVHFDESFVPPHK; encoded by the coding sequence ATGGTGATGGGCCTGAGCCCCCTGTTTTTGGTCTTCATGCTGGGACTGGGTCTGACACCACTGACCCTGGCTGAGGATGACCGCAGATACCGACACTTCCTGATTCAGCACTATGATCGTAGTCCAAAGGGCCGGGATAACAAATACTGTGAAACGATGATGGAGAAACGACACCTGACCAAACCCTGCAAAAGCATCAACACCTTTGTTCATGGCAACAAGAATGACATCAAGGACATCTGTAAAGATAAGAATGGAAAACCTTACGGAGGCAATCTCCGAATAAGCAAGTCTCCCTTCCAGGTCACCATTTGCAAGCATAAAGGAGGGTCCACCCGGCCTCCATGCCATTACAAAGCCACCAAAGACTACAGAGTCATCGTTATCGGCTGTGAAAAGGGCTGGCCCGTCCACTTTGATGAGTCCTTTGTCCCTCCACACAAGTAG